From the genome of Candidatus Methylomirabilota bacterium:
TTCGTCGCCGTGTGAGAGGTGATTCGATGACCGAGCGACGCCGGTTCCTCGCGAAGGCCAGCGGCACGATGGCGGCGGTTGCGGCTGCCGCCATGACCGATGCCCCTCGCGTCATCGCCCAGCCGAAGATCCAGTGGCGGATGTCCACTGGCTGGACCGCGACGCTCGATTTGCTCCAGGGCGCCGCCCAGCGACTGGCAAAGATCGTCGAAGAGATG
Proteins encoded in this window:
- a CDS encoding ABC transporter substrate-binding protein is translated as MTERRRFLAKASGTMAAVAAAAMTDAPRVIAQPKIQWRMSTGWTATLDLLQGAAQRLAKIVEEM